Proteins from one Drosophila gunungcola strain Sukarami chromosome 3R, Dgunungcola_SK_2, whole genome shotgun sequence genomic window:
- the LOC128252397 gene encoding uncharacterized protein LOC128252397 isoform X1 yields MSPPLSCFAAWTIGRCRCTMDAHSTAVAIIDMELDFDEDLSRGVDELGAEGDAFKEKCQGGDLRARMRRLQADHVWIRQQLMHLQRRLVTQQLDRQRRLYEGREQLQGLLRKLQVKYGRNWGL; encoded by the exons ATGTCGCCTCCGCTGTCCTGCTTTGCAGCCTG GACCATTGGTCGCTGCCGTTGCACAATGGATGCGCATTCAACAGCCGTTGCCATCATAGATATGGAACTGGATTTTGACGAGGATTTGAGTAGGGGTGTGGATGAGCTCGGAGCCGAAGGCGACGCGTTCAAGGAAAAGTGTCAGGGTGGGGATTTGCGTGCAAGGATGCGACGTCTGCAGGCGGATCATGTGTGGATCCGGCAGCAACTTATGCACCTGCAACGCCGCTTGGTGACTCAGCAGCTGGACAGACAAAGACGCCTCTACGAGGGAAGGGAGCAGCTCCAGGGACTTTTGCGAAAGCTGCAGGTGAAATACGGACGAAATTGGGGACTGTAG
- the LOC128252397 gene encoding uncharacterized protein LOC128252397 isoform X2: MDAHSTAVAIIDMELDFDEDLSRGVDELGAEGDAFKEKCQGGDLRARMRRLQADHVWIRQQLMHLQRRLVTQQLDRQRRLYEGREQLQGLLRKLQVKYGRNWGL, encoded by the coding sequence ATGGATGCGCATTCAACAGCCGTTGCCATCATAGATATGGAACTGGATTTTGACGAGGATTTGAGTAGGGGTGTGGATGAGCTCGGAGCCGAAGGCGACGCGTTCAAGGAAAAGTGTCAGGGTGGGGATTTGCGTGCAAGGATGCGACGTCTGCAGGCGGATCATGTGTGGATCCGGCAGCAACTTATGCACCTGCAACGCCGCTTGGTGACTCAGCAGCTGGACAGACAAAGACGCCTCTACGAGGGAAGGGAGCAGCTCCAGGGACTTTTGCGAAAGCTGCAGGTGAAATACGGACGAAATTGGGGACTGTAG